From one Triticum urartu cultivar G1812 chromosome 3, Tu2.1, whole genome shotgun sequence genomic stretch:
- the LOC125544977 gene encoding cytochrome P450 94B3-like: MELSSLPLLLLPLLPLLYFLYLRPDPKRQPRAHGLKVYPILGTLPHFVKNQDRFLEWYTGVMQASPTHTLAFKVPGLTGGAITADPACVEHILKANFANYPKGELQVSMLDDFLGHGIFNSDGEQWLWQRKAASYEFNKRSLRNFVVDAVRFEVVERLLPLLDRAGRDGRTLDVQDVLERFAFDNICRVAFGEDPACLAEEGMAAPQSAEFMAAFNDAQNAVMARFMSPAKWLWRVKRLLGMEPERRMRSALATIHGYADKIVRERKERGEAAGLVSRDDFLSRFAAAGEHNDESLRDVVTNFILAGRDTTSSALTWFFWLVSTRPDVEDKILREVRAVRASGGGAASTPSLDELREMHYLHAAITESMRLYPPVPADTHSCKEDDFLPDGTFVGKGWLMTYCAFAMARLEGVWGKDCEEFRPERWLDEEGAFRAESPFKYAVFHAGPRMCLGKEMAYIQMKSIAACVLERFSLRYAGGEGHPRLIMSLTLRMGGGLPMQVKSRTEVAS, translated from the coding sequence ATGGAACTCTCATcccttcccctcctcctcctGCCTCTCCTCCCTCTTCTCTACTTCCTCTACCTGCGGCCGGACCCCAAGAGGCAGCCTCGCGCCCATGGCCTCAAGGTCTACCCCATCCTCGGCACGCTGCCGCACTTCGTCAAGAACCAGGACCGCTTCCTCGAATGGTACACCGGCGTCATGCAGGCCAGCCCCACGCACACCCTGGCCTTCAAGGTGCCCGGCCTCACCGGCGGCGCCATCACCGCCGACCCGGCCTGCGTCGAGCACATACTCAAGGCCAACTTTGCGAACTACCCCAAGGGCGAGCTCCAGGTCTCCATGCTCGACGACTTCCTCGGCCACGGCATATTCAACTCCGACGGCGAGCAGTGGCTGTGGCAGCGGAAGGCCGCCAGCTACGAGTTCAACAAGCGCTCGCTGAGGAACTTCGTGGTGGACGCCGTCCGCTTCGAGGTCGTCGAGCGGCTGCTGCCGCTGCTGGACCGCGCGGGGCGCGACGGGCGGACGCTGGACGTGCAGGACGTGCTGGAGCGCTTCGCGTTCGACAACATCTGCCGCGTGGCCTTCGGCGAGGACCCGGCCTGCCTCGCCGAGGAGGGCATGGCCGCGCCCCAGAGCGCCGAGTTCATGGCCGCCTTCAACGACGCGCAGAACGCCGTGATGGCCCGGTTCATGTCGCCCGCCAAGTGGCTGTGGCGCGTCAAGAGGCTGCTGGGCATGGAGCCGGAGAGGCGGATGCGCTCGGCGCTCGCCACCATCCACGGCTACGCCGACAAGATCGTCCGCGAGCGCAAGGAGAGAGGGGAGGCTGCTGGGCTGGTGAGCCGGGACGACTTCCTATCGCGCTTCGCCGCGGCCGGCGAGCACAACGACGAGAGCCTCCGCGACGTGGTCACCAACTTCATCCTCGCCGGCCGCGACACGACCTCGTCCGCGCTGACCTGGTTCTTCTGGCTGGTGTCCACGCGGCCCGACGTGGAGGACAAGATCCTGCGCGAGGTCCGCGCGGTGCGCGCGTCGGGCGGCGGCGCAGCGTCGACTCCCAGCTTGGACGAGCTGCGCGAGATGCACTACCTCCACGCGGCCATCACGGAGTCGATGCGGCTGTACCCGCCGGTGCCCGCCGACACGCACAGCTGCAAGGAGGACGACTTCCTCCCGGACGGCACGTTCGTCGGGAAAGGGTGGCTGATGACGTACTGCGCGTTCGCCATGGCGCGGCTGGAGGGCGTGTGGGGCAAGGACTGCGAGGAGTTCAGGCCGGAGCGGTGGCTCGACGAGGAGGGCGCGTTCCGGGCGGAGAGCCCGTTCAAGTACGCGGTGTTCCACGCGGGGCCGAGGATGTGCCTCGGCAAGGAGATGGCCTACATACAGATGAAGTCCATCGCGGCGTGCGTGCTGGAGAGGTTCAGCCTCCGGTACGCCGGCGGCGAGGGGCATCCCAGGCTCATAATGTCACTTACGCTGCGGATGGGAGGCGGCCTGCCGATGCAGGTGAAGAGCAGAACAGAGGTGGCTAGCTAG
- the LOC125544976 gene encoding cytochrome P450 94B3-like, giving the protein MELPLTSALLLLLPLLCFLWLRRETRRQTRPDGLKAYPIIGTLPHFVKNQHRLIEWSAGVLARCPTHTMTFNFRGLGLGAGVMTANPANVEHVAKTNFQNYPKGEFVVSVIEDLLGRGIFNSDGDQWLRQRKAASYEFNTRSLRSFVVSAVSSEVVDRLLPLLERAGRDGRTLDVQDVLERFAFDTICCVVFDEDPACLAEEEEEEDGPGADGDGRAEFMRALTDAQNIVMARFMSPVKWAWRLQRLLNVGPERRMRDAVATIHGYIDRAVRERGESGAARKDDFLSRFASSGEHSDEGLRDAVTNFIVAGRDTTSSALSWFFWLLSGRPDVEGKIVREIRAARASSGNGDAALGYEELRSMQYLHAAITESMRLYPPVAMDTHCCRREDVLPDGTLVGKGWQVTYSAYAMARLEELWGADCAEFQPERWLDEEGAFRPESTAKYPVFHAGPRMCLGKEMAYIQMKSIVAGVVERFSLRHVGGEGHPRLVMSLTLRMGGGLPMQVKKRAEGAS; this is encoded by the coding sequence ATGGAGCTTCCGTTGACCTCGGCCCTGCTCCTGCTCCTGCCTCTGCTCTGCTTCCTCTGGCTACGCCGGGAGACCAGGAGGCAGACTCGCCCCGACGGCCTCAAGGCCTACCCCATCATCGGCACGCTCCCCCACTTCGTCAAGAACCAGCACCGCCTCATCGAGTGGTCGGCCGGCGTCCTCGCGCGCTGCCCCACCCACACCATGACCTTCAACTTCCGGGGCCTCGGCCTCGGGGCCGGCGTCATGACGGCCAACCCGGCCAACGTCGAGCACGTCGCCAAGACCAACTTCCAGAACTACCCCAAGGGCGAGTTCGTGGTGTCCGTCATCGAGGACCTGCTCGGCCGCGGCATCTTCAACTCCGACGGCGACCAGTGGCTCCGGCAGCGCAAGGCCGCCAGCTACGAGTTCAACACGCGGTCGCTGAGGAGCTTCGTGGTCAGCGCCGTCAGCTCCGAGGTCGTCGACCGGCTGCTGCCGCTGCTGGAGCGCGCGGGGCGCGACGGGCGGACGCTGGACGTGCAGGACGTGCTGGAGCGCTTCGCGTTCGACACCATCTGCTGCGTCGTCTTCGACGAGGACCCGGCGTGCCtcgccgaggaggaggaggaggaggacggacCGGGGGCGGACGGGGACGGGCGTGCCGAGTTCATGCGCGCCCTGACCGACGCGCAGAACATCGTCATGGCCCGGTTCATGTCGCCGGTCAAGTGGGCGTGGCGGCTCCAGAGGCTGCTCAACGTGGGGCCGGAGAGGCGGATGCGCGACGCGGTCGCCACCATCCACGGCTACATCGACAGGGCCGTCCGCGAGCGCGGCGAGAGTGGGGCGGCCCGCAAGGACGACTTCCTGTCGCGCTTCGCGTCGAGCGGCGAGCACAGCGACGAGGGCCTCCGCGACGCGGTCACCAACTTCATCGTCGCCGGGCGGGACACGACGTCGTCGGCGCTCAGCTGGTTCTTCTGGCTGCTGTCCGGGCGGCCCGACGTGGAGGGCAAGATCGTGCGCGAGATCCGCGCGGCGCGCGCGTCGAGCGGGAATGGGGATGCGGCGTTGGGCTACGAGGAGCTGCGCTCGATGCAGTACCTGCACGCGGCGATCACGGAGTCGATGCGGCTGTACCCGCCGGTGGCCATGGACACGCACTGCTGCCGGCGCGAGGATGTCCTGCCGGACGGCACGCTCGTCGGCAAGGGGTGGCAGGTCACCTACAGCGCGTACGCCATGGCGCGGCTGGAGGAGCTGTGGGGCGCGGACTGCGCGGAGTTCCAGCCGGAGCGGTGGCTGGACGAGGAGGGGGCGTTCCGGCCGGAGAGCACGGCCAAGTACCCGGTGTTCCACGCGGGGCCGAGGATGTGCCTCGGCAAGGAGATGGCCTACATACAGATGAAGTCCATCGTTGCCGGCGTGGTGGAGAGGTTCAGCCTCCGGCACGTCGGCGGCGAGGGGCACCCCCGGCTCGTCATGTCGCTGACGCTGCGCATGGGAGGCGGCCTGCCCATGCAGGTGAAGAAGAGAGCAGAGGGAGCTAGCTAG
- the LOC125544975 gene encoding cytochrome P450 94B3-like: MELSFTSAHPMLLFLLLPLLYVLRLRRNTRKQPHADGLKAYPIIGTLPHFVKNQDCLVEWSAGVVARCPTHTMVFDFKGLGLMAGAITANPANVEYIVKTNFQNYPKGEFVVSAMADFLGHGIFNSDGDQWLSQRKAASYEFSKRSLRNFVVSTVRFEVVERLLPLLSRAELEGLTLDMQDVLERFAFDNICCVAFDEDPACLTDDGLGLNGRAEFMHALNDAQMMIMARFMSPVKWAWRVKKLLNMGPERRMSEALATIHGYVDRIIRDRGERGAAGLARKDDFLSRFVSSGEHSNESLRDVVTSFIIAGRDTTSSALTWFFWLVSRRREVEDKIVREIRAVRASSGSADAAFSLDELREMHYLHAAVTESMRLYPPVAMDSRCCKHDDVLPDGTFVGKGWQVSYSAYAMARLEEIWGEDCAEYRPERWLDEEGAFRPESSFKYPVFHAGPRMCLGKEMAYIQMKSIAACVLERFSFQFIGGESRPGVVFSVTLRMEGGLPMQVKKRGALSS, translated from the coding sequence ATGGAGCTCTCGTTCACCTCGGCCCATCCCATGCTCCTCTTCCTGCTCCTACCTCTACTCTATGTCCTCCGCCTACGTCGGAACACCAGAAAGCAACCTCACGCCGACGGCCTCAAGGCCTACCCCATCATCGGCACGCTCCCGCACTTCGTCAAGAACCAGGACTGCCTCGTCGAGTGGTCGGCCGGCGTCGTCGCTCGTTGCCCCACGCACACCATGGTCTTCGACTTCAAGGGTCTCGGCCTCATGGCCGGTGCCATCACCGCGAATCCGGCCAATGTGGAATACATCGTGAAGACCAACTTCCAGAACTACCCCAAGGGTGAGTTCGTGGTGTCTGCCATGGCGGACTTCCTTGGCCATGGCATCTTCAACTCCGACGGCGACCAGTGGCTCTCGCAGCGCAAGGCCGCCAGCTACGAGTTCAGCAAGCGCTCGTTGAGAAACTTCGTGGTCAGCACCGTCCGGTTCGAGGTCGTCGAGCGGCTGCTGCCTCTGCTCTCCCGGGCGGAGCTAGAAGGCCTGACGCTGGACATGCAGGACGTTCTCGAGCGCTTCGCGTTCGACAACATCTGCTGCGTCGCCTTCGACGAGGACCCGGCGTGCCTCACCGACGACGGCCTGGGGTTGAATGGGCGTGCCGAGTTCATGCATGCCTTGAACGACGCGCAGATGATGATCATGGCCCGGTTCATGTCGCCGGTCAAGTGGGCATGGCGGGTCAAGAAGCTACTCAACATGGGACCGGAGAGGCGGATGAGCGAGGCACTCGCCACGATTCACGGCTACGTCGACAGGATCATCCGTGACCGCGGCGAGAGGGGAGCGGCCGGGCTGGCGCGCAAGGACGACTTCCTCTCACGCTTCGTCTCCAGCGGCGAGCACAGCAACGAGAGCCTTCGTGATGTGGTCACCAGCTTCATCATAGCCGGGCGGGACACCACCTCATCAGCGCTCACTTGGTTCTTCTGGCTCGTGTCCCGGCGGCGCGAGGTGGAGGACAAGATCGTCCGCGAGATACGCGCGGTGCGAGCGTCCAGCGGGAGCGCGGATGCAGCCTTCAGCTTGGACGAGCTGCGCGAGATGCACTACCTGCACGCAGCGGTCACGGAGTCCATGCGTCTATACCCACCCGTGGCCATGGACTCGCGCTGCTGCAAGCATGACGACGTCCTGCCCGATGGCACGTTCGTCGGTAAAGGTTGGCAGGTCTCCTACAGCGCGTATGCCATGGCGCGGTTGGAGGAGATATGGGGCGAGGACTGTGCAGAGTACCGGCCAGAGCGATGGCTCGATGAGGAGGGTGCGTTCCGGCCAGAGAGCTCGTTTAAGTACCCGGTCTTCCATGCCGGGCCGAGGATGTGCCTCGGCAAAGAGATGGCTTACATACA